In the Drosophila takahashii strain IR98-3 E-12201 chromosome 3R, DtakHiC1v2, whole genome shotgun sequence genome, one interval contains:
- the LOC108068210 gene encoding facilitated trehalose transporter Tret1 isoform X2 — MSLTHGITLGWFSPTLPLLKCENSPVGRLDISELMWIGAMFGFGSLLCNMIICFPLAFFGLKKCMYFVPIPNMIHWILIYFATKSVYLHMARLLLGISGGTMMVTFPIFVAEVSDNNVRGTLTSFFMLTLCSGLTVGFVLVHYISYHVLPCIVIVLPILFFCLLIPFPEPPQDLLKRGRDEKAAKSFYFYKNLSKDPTQQNENQAEFIVYRDKVLGGGIKDKVTFSDFYNKESGKAFALIIVLLVCNQMSGSFAIYNYASSIFTRLGSRMDPNMCSIYLGVVQLFGLSSAVVLVDRVGRRWLLMPSLAVMGLAELGVGLLKSFASQDFLIHHGWVGLTLMCIVAYSSSSGLVALTFVIIVELLPFRIRAPGISLSMCGLSLSVFMALMTYPAMLSHHGLHILMFMSASFCLLGLIVLGIFLPETKGKSLTH, encoded by the exons ATGTCGTTAACTCACGGAATAACACTGGGATGGTTTTCGCCTACTCTGCCCCTCCTAAAATGCGAAAATAGTCCGGTTGGTCGACTTGACATTAGCGAGTTGATGTG GATCGGCGCTATGTTTGGTTTCGGCTCTCTGCTTTGTAATATGATCATTTGCTTCCCGCTCGCATTCTTTGGACTTAAGAAGTGCATGTATTTCGTGCCCATACCCAATATG atTCACTGGATTTTAATCTACTTTGCAACCAAATCAGTGTATCTCCACATGGCTCGACTACTGTTGGGAATATCTGGTGGTACTATGATGGTTACTTTTCCTATATTTGTCGCGGAAGTATCCGATAATAA CGTCCGAGGAACTTTAACGTCTTTCTTTATGCTGACCCTCTGCAGCGGCCTTACTGTGGGATTTGTATTGGTTCACTACATATCATATCATGTGCTACCATGTATCGTAATTGTCCTGCCCATTCTCTTTTTCTGTCTCCTCATTCCCTTCCCCGAGCCGCCACAAGATTTGCTGAAACGGGGTCGTGATGAAAAGGCCGCGAAATCTTTCTACTTCTACAAGAATTTGTCAAAGGACCCGACGCAACAGAACGAAAATCAAGCGGAATTTATAGTTTATCGGGATAAAGTTCTAGGTGGCGGCATTAAGGACAAGGTTACCTTTTCAGATTTCT ATAACAAGGAGTCGGGAAAGGCCTTTGCACTGATCATTGTGCTTCTGGTTTGTAATCAGATGTCAGGATCCTTTGCTATTTATAATTATGCGTCGTCCATCTTCACAAGACTCGGAAGCAGAATGGATCCGAATATGTGCTCGATTTACCTGGGTGTTGTGCAGCTCTTTGGCCTGTCCAGTGCCGTTGTACTTGTGGATCGAGTGGGTCGCCGATGGCTGCTGATGCCTTCGCTGGCCGTGATGGGTCTGGCTGAGCTGGGTGTGGGACTGCTAAAATCCTTTGCCTCGCAGGACTTCTTGATACACCATGGCTGGGTTGGGCTGACTTTAATGTGCATCGTGGCATATTCGTCATCGTCTGGACTGGTAGCTCTTACGTTTGTCATCATCGTGGAACTGCTGCCCTTTAGG ATCCGCGCCCCTGGCATCTCCTTGAGCATGTGCGGACTTAGTTTGTCAGTATTTATGGCGCTCATGACGTATCCCGCGATGCTCAGCCATCATGGATTGCATATCTTAATGTTCATGTCGGCCAGCTTCTGCCTTCTAGGCTTAATAGTGCTGGGCATATTTTTGCCTGAGACCAAAGGAAAGAGTCTGACGCACTAA
- the LOC108068210 gene encoding facilitated trehalose transporter Tret1 isoform X1 has protein sequence MGVFSKRTRWQLLSTLTLCVMSLTHGITLGWFSPTLPLLKCENSPVGRLDISELMWIGAMFGFGSLLCNMIICFPLAFFGLKKCMYFVPIPNMIHWILIYFATKSVYLHMARLLLGISGGTMMVTFPIFVAEVSDNNVRGTLTSFFMLTLCSGLTVGFVLVHYISYHVLPCIVIVLPILFFCLLIPFPEPPQDLLKRGRDEKAAKSFYFYKNLSKDPTQQNENQAEFIVYRDKVLGGGIKDKVTFSDFYNKESGKAFALIIVLLVCNQMSGSFAIYNYASSIFTRLGSRMDPNMCSIYLGVVQLFGLSSAVVLVDRVGRRWLLMPSLAVMGLAELGVGLLKSFASQDFLIHHGWVGLTLMCIVAYSSSSGLVALTFVIIVELLPFRIRAPGISLSMCGLSLSVFMALMTYPAMLSHHGLHILMFMSASFCLLGLIVLGIFLPETKGKSLTH, from the exons ATGGGAGTCTTTAGCAAGCGCACTCGCTGGCAGTTGCTTTCCACGTTAACGT TGTGCGTTATGTCGTTAACTCACGGAATAACACTGGGATGGTTTTCGCCTACTCTGCCCCTCCTAAAATGCGAAAATAGTCCGGTTGGTCGACTTGACATTAGCGAGTTGATGTG GATCGGCGCTATGTTTGGTTTCGGCTCTCTGCTTTGTAATATGATCATTTGCTTCCCGCTCGCATTCTTTGGACTTAAGAAGTGCATGTATTTCGTGCCCATACCCAATATG atTCACTGGATTTTAATCTACTTTGCAACCAAATCAGTGTATCTCCACATGGCTCGACTACTGTTGGGAATATCTGGTGGTACTATGATGGTTACTTTTCCTATATTTGTCGCGGAAGTATCCGATAATAA CGTCCGAGGAACTTTAACGTCTTTCTTTATGCTGACCCTCTGCAGCGGCCTTACTGTGGGATTTGTATTGGTTCACTACATATCATATCATGTGCTACCATGTATCGTAATTGTCCTGCCCATTCTCTTTTTCTGTCTCCTCATTCCCTTCCCCGAGCCGCCACAAGATTTGCTGAAACGGGGTCGTGATGAAAAGGCCGCGAAATCTTTCTACTTCTACAAGAATTTGTCAAAGGACCCGACGCAACAGAACGAAAATCAAGCGGAATTTATAGTTTATCGGGATAAAGTTCTAGGTGGCGGCATTAAGGACAAGGTTACCTTTTCAGATTTCT ATAACAAGGAGTCGGGAAAGGCCTTTGCACTGATCATTGTGCTTCTGGTTTGTAATCAGATGTCAGGATCCTTTGCTATTTATAATTATGCGTCGTCCATCTTCACAAGACTCGGAAGCAGAATGGATCCGAATATGTGCTCGATTTACCTGGGTGTTGTGCAGCTCTTTGGCCTGTCCAGTGCCGTTGTACTTGTGGATCGAGTGGGTCGCCGATGGCTGCTGATGCCTTCGCTGGCCGTGATGGGTCTGGCTGAGCTGGGTGTGGGACTGCTAAAATCCTTTGCCTCGCAGGACTTCTTGATACACCATGGCTGGGTTGGGCTGACTTTAATGTGCATCGTGGCATATTCGTCATCGTCTGGACTGGTAGCTCTTACGTTTGTCATCATCGTGGAACTGCTGCCCTTTAGG ATCCGCGCCCCTGGCATCTCCTTGAGCATGTGCGGACTTAGTTTGTCAGTATTTATGGCGCTCATGACGTATCCCGCGATGCTCAGCCATCATGGATTGCATATCTTAATGTTCATGTCGGCCAGCTTCTGCCTTCTAGGCTTAATAGTGCTGGGCATATTTTTGCCTGAGACCAAAGGAAAGAGTCTGACGCACTAA